One window of the Eucalyptus grandis isolate ANBG69807.140 chromosome 6, ASM1654582v1, whole genome shotgun sequence genome contains the following:
- the LOC104452383 gene encoding uncharacterized protein LOC104452383 produces MVRDKRRKKMAAKDLSSFNWGVKFQSIFKVVILHLIIVSVGTPGPCNLEGEKVNRKRYQNWKVRRRIHSWRVWVGYWRRLRRGWGKREWARMAKERRKIKVGCYEVEGLGGPLGDGNRDSRRMSKMVRDWGSSEARSIFWGTRVGEDEIEIEF; encoded by the exons ATGGTACgtgacaaaagaaggaaaaaaatggcagCCAAGGATCTGAGTTCGTTTAATTGGGGTGTGAAATTTCAGAGCATTTTCAAGGTCGTGATCCTTCATTTAATTATCGTCTCTGTAGGAACCCCAGGACCTTGTAATTTGG AGGGGGAGAAGGTGAATAGGAAGAGGTACCAAAACTGGAAGGTGAGGAGGAGGATCCACTCATGGCGGGTCTGGGTTGGATATTGGAGGCGGTTGAGGAGGGGGTGGGGGAAGAGGGAGTGGGCCAGAATGGCGAAGGAGAGAAGGAAGATAAAGGTCGGGTGTTATGAGGTAGAAGGTCTTGGGGGACCGCTTGGGGATGGCAACAGAGATTCAAGGAGGATGTCGAAGATGGTGAGGGATTGGGGCTCTTCCGAAGCAAGATCCATTTTCTGGGGTACTCGGGTTGGAGAGGATGAAATCGAGATTGAGTTTTGA